One genomic window of uncultured Methanobrevibacter sp. includes the following:
- a CDS encoding class III signal peptide-containing protein, which yields MDNKAQASAEFILLFGGIFVVVLLAIFMYKNYMNDLTGEISSKELNEFNSQLNTLGRYFK from the coding sequence ATGGATAATAAAGCTCAGGCATCAGCAGAATTTATTTTGCTCTTTGGAGGAATATTTGTAGTTGTTTTACTTGCGATTTTCATGTATAAAAACTATATGAATGACTTGACAGGGGAAATTTCATCAAAGGAGTTAAATGAATTCAACAGTCAATTAAATACCTTGGGAAGATATTTTAAATAA
- a CDS encoding PRC-barrel domain-containing protein: protein MVEVSKLRSLDIYTNTGHYVGRVEDVILNIRLGTISKLQVRAIEQQPKPAGFVNSFLGSIRGEMPEDNNMRSFQNDLLTVDFDKVQAIGDIMLINPRDMKKMTPEPQIPEVAPQTPENPQPHGETQSQFEPERL, encoded by the coding sequence ATGGTAGAAGTTTCAAAATTACGCAGTTTAGATATTTATACCAACACAGGACATTATGTTGGTCGTGTAGAAGATGTTATATTAAATATTAGATTAGGAACCATTTCAAAATTACAAGTTAGGGCAATTGAACAACAACCAAAACCTGCAGGATTTGTAAATTCATTCTTAGGCAGTATCCGTGGAGAAATGCCTGAAGACAATAATATGAGATCTTTCCAAAATGATTTATTAACTGTAGATTTCGATAAAGTTCAAGCTATTGGGGACATTATGTTAATCAACCCTAGGGACATGAAAAAAATGACTCCTGAACCACAAATCCCTGAAGTAGCTCCTCAAACCCCTGAAAACCCTCAACCACATGGCGAAACTCAAAGCCAATTTGAACCTGAAAGATTATAA
- a CDS encoding TMEM175 family protein, whose translation METERFEALIDAILAIIITIIVLEIPLASNGSWEALFEIKYEFLIYAISFMVCFNFWNYNNNIFSIVNKIDPKVIWTMGITLFVFSLLPYLTTFVAENFYIFFPQFLYGLCFIVTAILSKLISKFLKESDPANIALQLVLEKDYIFAMTIVLVIVGMIIGYFAYPPAIIICCLLPIIAMWTVPKLRNQL comes from the coding sequence ATGGAAACTGAAAGATTTGAAGCACTGATTGATGCGATTTTAGCAATCATCATTACAATAATTGTTTTGGAAATTCCACTTGCTTCAAATGGAAGCTGGGAGGCCCTATTTGAGATAAAATACGAATTTTTAATCTATGCAATAAGTTTCATGGTCTGCTTTAACTTTTGGAACTACAACAACAACATATTCAGCATAGTCAATAAAATTGACCCGAAGGTCATATGGACAATGGGAATAACCTTATTTGTATTTTCTCTGCTCCCTTATCTGACAACATTCGTTGCCGAGAATTTCTATATATTTTTCCCACAATTCCTTTACGGATTATGTTTTATCGTAACTGCAATCCTTTCGAAACTGATTTCAAAATTCCTGAAGGAATCAGACCCCGCAAACATTGCGCTGCAACTGGTTTTAGAAAAGGATTACATATTTGCAATGACCATTGTTTTGGTGATTGTTGGAATGATTATCGGATATTTCGCTTATCCTCCTGCAATAATCATCTGCTGTCTGTTGCCAATCATTGCAATGTGGACAGTTCCAAAATTAAGAAATCAACTGTAA
- a CDS encoding heavy metal-binding domain-containing protein gives MVSVDEYVISTANDVPGYRIVETKGFIYGLTVRSRGAGGQIGAGIKSLFGGEIRQYVTMMEESREEALQRAIDHAKELGANGIVAIRFDSNEISDVMQEILVYGTAVVVEKE, from the coding sequence ATGGTATCAGTAGATGAATATGTAATTTCAACAGCAAATGACGTACCGGGTTACAGAATTGTAGAAACAAAAGGTTTTATATATGGTTTGACCGTTAGAAGCAGAGGTGCCGGTGGACAAATCGGTGCAGGAATCAAATCTCTTTTTGGTGGGGAAATCAGGCAATATGTAACCATGATGGAAGAGTCCCGTGAAGAAGCGTTGCAAAGAGCAATTGATCATGCAAAGGAATTGGGCGCAAATGGAATTGTTGCAATCAGATTCGATTCAAATGAAATTTCTGATGTAATGCAGGAAATTCTGGTATATGGAACAGCAGTAGTTGTCGAAAAGGAATAG
- a CDS encoding Mov34/MPN/PAD-1 family protein, giving the protein MSFISRLLGNKDEEFKEVRVDREVLESVLYYSKKAYPNEFLAFFDGEIKDKILYITGLLFLPGETCETGAVVHTELMPMNTKYMGSVHSHPGPSAQPSDADLVTFSKHGYFHMIVCLPYSFQTFKSYDRYGQPVDYTIGDYSDLVEDNTTDFFDESDVVTDSDEFKPGFFDEKDDEFFKTLDEERKYHYDDFEQQNQVHIISNTQMPTNNVIRIELNPDGTVKKISKK; this is encoded by the coding sequence ATGAGTTTTATTTCAAGATTGCTCGGAAATAAAGATGAGGAATTTAAAGAAGTAAGGGTTGACCGTGAAGTTTTGGAATCTGTATTATATTATTCTAAAAAAGCTTATCCTAACGAATTTTTAGCATTCTTTGACGGTGAAATAAAGGATAAAATACTTTATATAACAGGTTTGCTGTTTCTTCCGGGTGAAACCTGTGAAACCGGTGCTGTGGTTCACACTGAACTGATGCCGATGAACACCAAATATATGGGATCCGTACACTCCCACCCGGGACCAAGTGCGCAGCCGTCAGATGCAGACCTGGTGACATTTTCAAAGCATGGCTATTTTCACATGATTGTATGCCTTCCTTATTCATTTCAAACTTTCAAATCCTATGACAGGTATGGTCAGCCTGTAGATTATACCATTGGAGATTATAGTGATTTGGTTGAGGATAATACCACTGACTTCTTTGATGAAAGTGATGTTGTAACTGATAGTGATGAATTTAAACCTGGATTTTTTGATGAAAAGGATGATGAATTCTTCAAGACACTTGATGAAGAGAGAAAATATCATTATGACGATTTTGAACAGCAAAATCAGGTTCATATCATTTCCAATACTCAAATGCCAACCAATAATGTTATTAGGATTGAATTAAATCCGGATGGCACTGTTAAAAAAATTAGTAAAAAATAA
- a CDS encoding TMEM175 family protein: METNRFETFFDAIIAIIITVLVLKIPQPTTPTLEGVLELQTIYIAYLISFLILYNIWYANHNLFQVVEHIDNTTVWIYGVMTFTISLLPYFTIWLANNVQSVPAETMFGLIFIITHILNTLANHSIYKSNPYNSKLKDLNNDSYLLNLPVIVLILGFVLTYTVYVPGIYICCLLSIVLWIILGRVVRRDENGN; encoded by the coding sequence ATGGAAACAAATAGGTTTGAAACATTTTTTGATGCAATCATTGCAATTATTATCACTGTTCTGGTTTTAAAAATTCCTCAGCCTACAACTCCGACATTGGAAGGCGTTTTGGAATTACAGACAATTTATATTGCCTACCTAATCAGTTTTTTGATTTTATACAATATATGGTATGCAAACCACAACCTGTTTCAGGTCGTTGAACATATTGACAATACCACAGTATGGATTTATGGAGTAATGACATTCACAATCTCATTGCTACCTTATTTTACCATTTGGCTTGCAAACAATGTGCAGTCCGTTCCCGCAGAGACCATGTTTGGCCTGATTTTTATCATAACCCATATTCTAAATACATTGGCCAACCATTCAATCTACAAGAGCAATCCATACAACAGCAAATTGAAAGACCTCAATAATGACTCATACCTCCTGAATTTGCCGGTGATAGTTTTAATCCTCGGTTTTGTATTGACATACACAGTTTATGTTCCGGGAATCTATATCTGCTGTTTGCTTTCCATTGTTTTATGGATCATATTGGGCAGAGTGGTAAGGAGGGATGAAAATGGAAACTGA
- a CDS encoding tRNA(His) guanylyltransferase Thg1 family protein produces MKDYEVYSSLRVPKNSKIIIRLDGRAFHQLARDLELEKPYDENFYNVLSKVCEDLFKEFSPVFAYAFSDEISLLFDKVPFDGRLEKIDSVIASFAASSFVINYGCEFKKPPAFDSRIIPVQDENIFEYFKWRQDESWRNCINSHGIFYLKTKYSNTEANDKINGMKQNEIHELLFQNGINLNDVETYKKRGIGIYRKNKKIEGFNKKENKYQTSYRSYVYTDWELPIFTQDFFKKIKVIG; encoded by the coding sequence ATGAAGGATTATGAAGTTTATTCGTCATTGAGAGTTCCAAAAAACTCCAAAATCATCATTCGATTGGATGGTAGAGCGTTTCATCAGTTAGCTCGTGATTTGGAATTGGAAAAGCCTTATGATGAGAACTTCTATAATGTTTTATCAAAAGTGTGTGAAGATTTGTTTAAGGAATTTTCACCGGTATTTGCATATGCATTCTCAGATGAGATCAGTTTGCTTTTTGATAAGGTCCCTTTTGATGGGCGACTTGAAAAAATAGATTCTGTTATAGCAAGTTTTGCGGCATCCTCTTTTGTTATTAATTATGGCTGTGAATTTAAAAAACCTCCTGCCTTTGATTCAAGGATTATTCCCGTTCAGGACGAAAACATTTTTGAATATTTCAAATGGAGGCAGGATGAGTCATGGAGAAACTGCATTAATTCACACGGGATATTCTACCTTAAAACTAAGTACTCAAATACTGAAGCAAACGATAAAATAAATGGCATGAAACAAAATGAAATACATGAATTATTGTTCCAAAATGGCATTAACTTGAATGATGTTGAAACTTATAAAAAACGCGGAATAGGAATATATAGGAAAAATAAAAAAATAGAAGGTTTTAATAAAAAGGAAAATAAATATCAAACATCATATAGAAGTTATGTTTACACAGATTGGGAACTTCCAATTTTTACACAAGATTTCTTTAAAAAGATAAAGGTGATAGGATGA
- a CDS encoding aspartate dehydrogenase, whose amino-acid sequence MKVGIIGCGAIANIITTSIVPEENDIEIAYFFDKDIERAENLASLAGGVAVLNFDDMLNDVDLILECAAPVSVKEYAPTVLSRGIDMIVMSIGALMDNAFYDELKSLAKENNAKIHLPSGAIVGLDGIKAVAKFGLKEVSLVTRKSPKSLGKDIDTEEVLFEGKASDAVKEFPLNINVAATISIACQKDIDVKIIVDPNVDRNVHEITAKGDFGEFKTTTMNCPCAANPKTSMLAALSAIRLLKSFNETISVGM is encoded by the coding sequence ATGAAAGTAGGTATTATAGGCTGTGGAGCTATTGCTAACATTATAACTACCAGTATAGTTCCCGAAGAAAATGATATAGAGATTGCATACTTTTTTGATAAGGATATTGAAAGGGCAGAGAATTTGGCCAGTTTGGCTGGTGGAGTTGCAGTGCTTAACTTCGATGACATGTTGAATGATGTTGATTTGATTTTAGAATGTGCCGCTCCAGTTTCCGTTAAGGAATATGCTCCAACGGTATTGTCTCGTGGAATAGACATGATTGTAATGAGTATCGGTGCATTGATGGATAATGCATTTTATGATGAGTTGAAATCATTGGCTAAAGAGAACAATGCAAAAATACACTTGCCTTCAGGAGCAATTGTCGGATTGGATGGAATAAAGGCAGTTGCAAAATTTGGTCTTAAGGAAGTCAGTCTTGTAACTAGGAAATCTCCAAAATCTCTTGGAAAGGATATCGATACTGAAGAGGTATTGTTTGAGGGAAAAGCTTCTGATGCGGTAAAGGAATTCCCATTAAATATCAATGTTGCGGCAACAATCAGTATTGCATGCCAAAAGGATATTGATGTAAAGATTATTGTTGATCCTAATGTGGACAGAAATGTTCATGAAATCACTGCAAAAGGAGACTTTGGGGAGTTTAAGACAACAACCATGAACTGTCCTTGTGCAGCAAATCCAAAAACAAGTATGTTGGCTGCACTTTCAGCAATTAGGCTGCTTAAAAGTTTCAATGAGACAATAAGTGTGGGAATGTAG
- a CDS encoding transcriptional regulator, which translates to MLTRSQLLHNIENLLTSQGFKTSDIYDQGSFDIVARKNLQILLLKTFLNIDSINEQNAHEMKQLANIFLASPIIIGEKSRNGLLEEGVIYERYEIPTIGFETLKNMIVYGEYPEILADRGGYFVKIDGNVIKQYREEYSMSLKDLANLAHVSRATMYKYENGIVRANTETAMILEEILNTKVTLDIDLLQQPQKDNIKYSDDVNDLSKLGYGVLATNKGPFDAVAKMKSSDKHSPLMTNVEKNRSEKTLKRMAIPLKDLSMVTTSEPVFIINNDKIKESIGTVPVIKSWELKEFENSKELLKMIKERKEN; encoded by the coding sequence ATGTTAACACGAAGCCAACTATTACACAATATTGAAAACTTATTGACCTCACAGGGTTTTAAAACCTCAGATATTTATGATCAGGGTTCATTTGATATTGTAGCAAGAAAAAATCTGCAGATATTACTCTTAAAAACCTTTCTCAACATCGACAGTATCAATGAACAGAATGCACACGAAATGAAGCAGCTGGCAAACATATTCCTGGCATCTCCCATAATTATCGGGGAGAAATCAAGAAATGGACTGTTGGAAGAGGGAGTAATATACGAAAGGTATGAAATTCCAACCATTGGCTTTGAAACATTAAAGAATATGATAGTGTATGGAGAATACCCTGAAATTCTTGCGGACCGTGGAGGATACTTTGTAAAGATTGACGGAAATGTCATCAAACAATACCGTGAAGAATACTCAATGTCACTTAAGGATTTGGCAAACCTGGCCCACGTATCCCGTGCAACAATGTATAAATACGAAAACGGAATTGTAAGGGCGAATACCGAAACTGCAATGATACTTGAAGAGATCCTAAACACCAAGGTGACATTGGACATAGATTTACTGCAGCAACCGCAAAAAGACAACATCAAGTATAGTGATGATGTCAATGACTTGTCAAAACTTGGATATGGCGTATTAGCCACAAACAAGGGACCATTTGATGCCGTGGCCAAGATGAAAAGTTCAGACAAACACTCCCCATTAATGACAAATGTCGAAAAGAACAGGAGTGAAAAAACATTGAAAAGAATGGCAATCCCACTTAAGGACTTGTCAATGGTTACAACCTCAGAACCAGTATTCATAATAAACAATGACAAAATTAAGGAATCAATCGGCACAGTTCCAGTAATAAAATCATGGGAATTGAAAGAATTTGAAAATTCAAAGGAACTGTTGAAGATGATTAAGGAAAGAAAGGAAAATTAG
- a CDS encoding lactaldehyde dehydrogenase, producing the protein MDMLIGGEYISCDDRQDVINPYNGEVIDTIPIAHRQTAQLAIDKANQAKASLTEMSAFKVSNKLFNVVSKLQDKREEFAELLSLEVGKPINEALVELDRSIETLKLAAEEAKRIYGESVPLDAGLNGKGFFAFTQKIPLGVVAAITPFNYPLNLTIHKIAPAIACKNTVIVKPPTEAPLTVMKFCELLDEEFPDGVVNVVTGYGSEIGDYLVCSPEIDKISFTGSVTTGLMISQKAGMKKVTLELGGNDPVIILKDADIDKAVKGIINGAFLNAGQVCMGVKRIIVEEDIADEFGQKLVEATEKLVMGNPLDAKTTLGTLISEKSAIQVEETVNNAVENGAKVLTGGVRDGAFYKATVIDYVTPDMDLVVQETFGPIAPIIRVKNLDEAIEVANDTEYGLQAGVFTQDYSSAMRCANEIEAGTVFVNKQSTFRTDNMPFGGFKNSGVGKEGIKYAIDEMTKTKLIGLNLR; encoded by the coding sequence ATGGACATGCTAATTGGAGGAGAATATATTTCATGCGATGACAGACAGGACGTAATCAACCCTTATAATGGGGAAGTTATTGATACAATTCCGATAGCTCATAGACAGACTGCACAGCTTGCGATTGATAAGGCCAATCAGGCCAAAGCTAGTTTGACTGAAATGTCTGCTTTTAAGGTTTCAAACAAACTGTTCAATGTTGTTTCAAAACTTCAGGACAAAAGAGAGGAATTTGCGGAACTGTTGAGTCTTGAGGTTGGAAAACCCATAAACGAGGCATTGGTGGAACTGGACAGGTCAATTGAAACACTTAAACTTGCAGCCGAAGAGGCAAAAAGAATCTATGGTGAAAGCGTGCCGTTGGATGCAGGATTAAACGGTAAAGGATTTTTCGCCTTTACCCAAAAGATTCCATTGGGAGTTGTGGCCGCTATCACACCGTTCAACTATCCCCTTAATCTGACAATCCATAAGATTGCACCTGCAATTGCATGTAAAAACACGGTTATTGTAAAACCTCCAACAGAAGCTCCTCTGACTGTAATGAAATTCTGTGAACTTTTGGATGAGGAATTTCCCGACGGAGTGGTGAATGTGGTGACCGGATACGGTTCTGAAATTGGAGATTATCTTGTATGCTCTCCTGAAATAGACAAGATCTCATTTACTGGCAGTGTAACAACAGGTTTGATGATATCACAAAAGGCAGGAATGAAAAAGGTCACATTGGAGTTGGGAGGTAACGACCCTGTGATAATCCTGAAAGATGCTGATATCGACAAGGCCGTAAAGGGAATAATCAATGGAGCATTCCTCAATGCGGGACAGGTCTGTATGGGAGTTAAAAGGATAATAGTTGAAGAGGACATTGCAGACGAATTTGGCCAAAAGCTGGTTGAAGCGACTGAAAAACTTGTCATGGGAAATCCTTTGGATGCAAAAACAACCCTTGGAACATTGATATCTGAAAAATCCGCAATACAGGTCGAGGAGACTGTCAACAATGCGGTTGAAAATGGTGCGAAAGTATTGACTGGCGGAGTTCGTGACGGGGCATTCTACAAGGCAACGGTAATTGACTATGTAACTCCGGATATGGATTTGGTGGTTCAGGAAACATTCGGTCCAATTGCGCCAATAATACGTGTCAAAAACCTTGATGAGGCAATTGAAGTTGCAAACGACACTGAATACGGTCTTCAGGCAGGGGTATTTACACAGGATTATTCCTCTGCAATGAGATGCGCCAATGAAATTGAAGCGGGTACCGTATTTGTAAACAAGCAATCCACATTCAGGACAGACAACATGCCATTTGGAGGATTCAAGAATAGTGGTGTTGGAAAAGAAGGAATAAAATACGCCATCGATGAGATGACAAAAACAAAATTGATTGGACTCAATCTAAGATAA
- the serA gene encoding phosphoglycerate dehydrogenase: protein MKVLIADAINEKGIENLKEVAEVVVDTEITPEELADTIHEYNGIIVRSRTKLTADIIKKADNLQIIARAGVGVDNIDLDAATEKGIMVVNSPESTSVTVAEHTMGLILSMARKISIADKSVKEGKWEKKKFMGVELRNKTLGVIGMGRIGSQVVNRCKAFEMDAMAYDPYLPEEVAKQMGVELTDLNTVLKNSDFITIHVPLTPETEHSISTEQFELMKDTAYIVNCARGGIIDEDALYDALANNKIGGAALDVYEEEPPEESKLFELDNIVLTPHIAASTKEAQRDAAIIVADEIIELAKGNNPKNVLNMPRIDNNTYQELAPYMELCEKLGSFISQAVNGKIQEIEIIYSGELAEIDNLEILSRTVIQGAVNPFLSSPVNAVNASLVAKDRGISITEGRKDNAKGYESLIKVIAKSATDVFSAEGTHLHEARILKVNGYWVDVIPEGHMFIAKYEDVPGSIGKIGTKLGEHGVNIGIMQVGRDEKGGRAIMVLTLDKEIPKEVIKEIQALDNVYEAIGLEL from the coding sequence ATGAAAGTATTAATTGCTGATGCTATTAACGAAAAAGGTATTGAAAATTTAAAGGAAGTAGCTGAAGTTGTTGTTGACACTGAAATTACTCCTGAAGAATTAGCAGATACCATCCATGAATACAATGGAATTATTGTAAGAAGCCGGACAAAATTAACTGCAGACATCATTAAAAAAGCTGACAATCTGCAAATCATTGCAAGAGCAGGTGTTGGAGTGGACAACATCGACCTTGATGCTGCAACCGAAAAAGGTATTATGGTTGTAAACTCACCTGAATCAACTTCCGTAACCGTTGCAGAACATACCATGGGATTAATCTTGAGCATGGCCCGTAAAATCTCCATTGCAGACAAATCTGTAAAAGAAGGCAAATGGGAAAAGAAAAAGTTCATGGGCGTTGAACTCAGAAACAAAACTCTTGGTGTTATCGGTATGGGAAGAATCGGTTCACAAGTGGTTAACAGATGCAAAGCATTCGAAATGGATGCAATGGCTTATGATCCATACTTACCTGAAGAAGTTGCAAAACAGATGGGTGTAGAATTAACAGATTTGAATACCGTGCTTAAAAACTCTGATTTTATTACAATCCACGTTCCATTAACCCCTGAAACCGAACATTCAATTTCAACTGAACAATTTGAATTGATGAAAGACACAGCATACATCGTAAACTGTGCCCGTGGTGGAATCATAGATGAAGACGCTTTATATGATGCATTGGCAAATAATAAGATTGGTGGAGCTGCATTAGACGTATACGAAGAAGAGCCACCAGAAGAATCAAAATTATTCGAACTTGACAATATCGTATTAACCCCTCACATTGCTGCTTCAACAAAAGAAGCACAAAGAGACGCAGCTATTATTGTAGCTGATGAAATCATTGAACTGGCTAAAGGAAACAATCCTAAAAATGTATTAAACATGCCACGTATCGACAATAACACTTACCAAGAGTTAGCTCCATATATGGAATTATGTGAAAAATTAGGTAGTTTCATCTCACAAGCTGTAAACGGTAAAATCCAAGAAATTGAAATCATATACAGTGGGGAATTAGCTGAAATCGACAATCTTGAAATATTATCCAGAACTGTTATCCAAGGTGCAGTAAATCCATTCTTAAGTTCACCTGTAAATGCAGTCAATGCTTCCCTTGTCGCTAAAGACAGAGGAATAAGCATCACTGAAGGCAGAAAAGACAATGCAAAAGGATACGAATCATTAATCAAAGTTATTGCAAAAAGTGCAACAGATGTATTCTCAGCTGAAGGTACACACCTGCACGAAGCAAGAATTTTAAAAGTTAACGGTTACTGGGTGGACGTCATTCCTGAAGGACACATGTTCATCGCAAAATATGAAGATGTACCTGGAAGTATCGGTAAAATTGGTACCAAATTAGGCGAACATGGAGTAAACATTGGAATTATGCAAGTTGGAAGAGATGAAAAAGGCGGAAGAGCCATCATGGTTCTGACTTTAGATAAAGAAATTCCAAAAGAAGTTATCAAAGAAATCCAAGCTTTAGACAATGTCTATGAAGCTATTGGATTAGAATTATAA
- a CDS encoding tRNA-binding protein, translating to MWDTTKDYRILVASKARENYLNLIPTASFRGSWNKKQAIDLGKQMNSDFQSLTYSYLEGDELVNSPDVAALMDKAENIIECLGGPDWNKKFLSNAPKEDREKTQENIAKVRFFLDTILGLKDRLALGQIPDPIMGVDIKVGEVMSVTQHPKNENLMLCNVNLGKRAITVVTNDLNVKDDNKVGVSLLPPQSFSDIVSEGMFLGMNGSILKEVEGELGQMPKGIPMESLNETRNLVENYLK from the coding sequence ATGTGGGATACAACTAAAGATTATCGGATTTTAGTAGCAAGCAAAGCAAGAGAAAATTATCTAAATCTCATTCCAACCGCTTCATTCAGAGGAAGTTGGAATAAAAAACAGGCAATTGATTTAGGAAAACAAATGAATAGTGATTTTCAATCATTAACTTATTCTTACCTTGAAGGAGACGAACTTGTAAATTCTCCAGACGTTGCTGCACTTATGGATAAAGCAGAAAATATTATTGAATGTTTGGGCGGTCCAGACTGGAACAAGAAATTCCTGAGCAATGCACCAAAAGAGGATCGTGAAAAAACACAGGAAAACATTGCCAAAGTAAGATTCTTCCTTGACACAATACTTGGCCTAAAGGACAGGCTGGCTCTAGGACAAATCCCGGACCCGATTATGGGAGTGGACATTAAGGTCGGAGAAGTGATGAGCGTTACCCAACATCCTAAAAATGAAAACCTTATGCTGTGTAATGTTAACCTTGGAAAACGTGCAATAACCGTTGTAACAAACGATTTGAATGTCAAGGATGACAATAAAGTTGGAGTTTCACTGCTTCCACCCCAATCCTTCAGTGACATCGTAAGTGAAGGAATGTTTTTAGGAATGAACGGAAGCATCCTCAAGGAGGTTGAAGGAGAACTTGGACAAATGCCTAAAGGCATACCAATGGAATCCTTAAATGAAACCCGTAACCTCGTTGAAAATTATTTAAAATAA
- a CDS encoding bile acid:sodium symporter family protein, producing MMDKVILMKRIFKVIEKYFFIIVILAVIISMIEPKLFNWVLSEVNGINIINLLLGVVLFTMGTTLKVDNFVNVFRNPKAVAVGVSAQYIVMPLIAFVLASLFSLDAGLTVGLILVGTVPGGTASDVITFLAGGDVALSVSMTAVSTVLSPLLTPLITLLLIGNQIHFDPVAMFISVFQIVIIPIATGLLLNYKFPTFCEKLGDYLPGLSSLVVCIIVAGVIGANKQAILTSFGVIMGVIVLQYFISMGLGFVVGHFAGLNKKQMITVAIELAFQNSGLSTSLAKTHFPSLTQATVPGAIYSAWQNLAGSIIAYLYKRYYS from the coding sequence ATGATGGATAAAGTAATACTTATGAAAAGGATTTTTAAAGTTATAGAGAAATATTTTTTCATAATTGTCATATTGGCGGTTATAATTTCAATGATTGAACCTAAATTGTTCAATTGGGTTTTGAGTGAAGTAAACGGCATAAACATAATTAATTTGCTTTTGGGTGTCGTACTTTTCACAATGGGAACCACATTGAAAGTGGACAATTTTGTAAATGTCTTTAGAAATCCCAAGGCGGTTGCAGTTGGAGTTTCAGCCCAATACATTGTAATGCCGCTTATAGCATTTGTCCTTGCAAGCTTATTTTCACTGGATGCCGGTTTGACCGTAGGACTGATACTGGTCGGAACCGTTCCTGGAGGAACTGCATCCGATGTAATTACTTTCCTTGCAGGGGGTGATGTGGCACTATCCGTTTCGATGACTGCTGTATCAACTGTACTGTCTCCATTGTTAACTCCATTAATCACATTACTCTTAATTGGAAATCAGATTCATTTCGATCCGGTCGCCATGTTTATTTCAGTTTTCCAAATAGTAATCATTCCAATCGCAACAGGTTTGCTTTTAAACTATAAGTTCCCGACATTTTGTGAAAAGTTAGGGGATTATCTTCCGGGATTGTCTTCCCTTGTGGTTTGTATTATTGTTGCTGGAGTAATCGGAGCCAATAAACAGGCAATTTTAACTTCATTTGGAGTAATCATGGGTGTAATTGTTCTGCAATACTTTATTTCAATGGGACTTGGTTTTGTCGTAGGTCATTTTGCCGGTTTGAATAAAAAACAGATGATAACCGTTGCCATTGAACTTGCTTTTCAGAATTCAGGATTATCCACAAGCCTTGCAAAAACCCATTTTCCAAGCTTGACCCAGGCAACAGTTCCTGGAGCCATTTATTCGGCATGGCAGAATCTTGCAGGCTCCATTATTGCATACCTATATAAAAGATATTACAGTTGA